One region of Chanodichthys erythropterus isolate Z2021 chromosome 24, ASM2448905v1, whole genome shotgun sequence genomic DNA includes:
- the dbndd1 gene encoding dysbindin domain-containing protein 1 — translation MEAQADSSAAEPLRDREFQKLLKSSSSASLTSEASHNASGEHVGTPAHHGSQVLITEKRQPLSSVSSLEVHFDLLDLTELTDMSDQELGEVFADSDEENHTESPANRHQPPLPRFPHTGYVRSPSWTRGGKGEQQPRDRKHHSDSENTEPMLKIERSQSQQP, via the exons aGCCACTTCGAGACCGAGAGTTCCAGAAGCTTCTGAAGTCTTCCAGCTCTGCCAGTCTCACCAGTGAGGCATCCCACAATGCCTCAGGAGAGCATGTTGGTACCCCGGCCCATCATGGCAGCCAGGTGCTGATCACAGAGAAACGAC AGCCTCTCAGCAGTGTGTCCTCTCTGGAGGTACACTTTGACCTCCTGGACCTGACGGAGCTCACAGACATGTCTGACCAGGAGCTGGGAGAGGTGTTTGCTGACTCAGATGAGGAGAATCATACAGAATCCCCAGCGA ATCGCCATCAGCCGCCGTTGCCTAGATTTCCACACACCGGTTACGTCCGTTCGCCCTCCTGGACCCGCGGTGGAAAAGGGGAACAACAGCCGAGAGATCGAAAGCACCACAGTGACTCCGAAAACACAGAGCCAATGCTGAAGATAGAGCGTTCGCAATCCCAGCAGCCTTGA